In Desulforegulaceae bacterium, the following are encoded in one genomic region:
- the mnmG gene encoding tRNA uridine-5-carboxymethylaminomethyl(34) synthesis enzyme MnmG: MTYLSYDLAVIGAGHAGCEAALAAARMGIKTVLFAIDLDKVASMPCSPSIGGTGKGQLVKEIDALGGEMAKITDKTAIQYKTLNTKKGPAVHSSRTQNDKNRYHIEMKKVIEETKNLDLKQAHIEEILIEDSKVKGVIDETGFYYKTDSAIICAGTFLGGLVHIGKSRIKAGRAGEFGSYSLLDCLEKNGLNMFKMKTGTPPRLKKSSIDFSKFQEHLADIEPKPFSFSNTRVSSLKYLPSYLGYTNEKNIEIVLNNISKSSLYSGAITGVSARYCPSFEDKAVKFPHRDKHHIILEPEGLDTDEIYASGLGNSLPLEIQIPFVRAVKGLEEAKIVRPGYAIEYSVIEPRQLKPTLETKKIDGLFMAGQINGTSGYEEAAAQGMWAGINAALKLMKKEPFILDRSQGYMGVMVDDLVTKGTSEPYRIFTSRAEYRLILREDNANFRLAKIGHSLGLVSKDFVNDLIEKEKIIEDEIKRVRNTVIKPLPEVNTWLESKNSSTIETGIHLDKLIKRAELGYDAVLNLSPLENPVHKICQKQVEIEIKYEGYIQRQIAEIEKFKNLEKIKIPKGFSFENLNTLTSEIKEKLIKVMPVNLGQASRIEGITPAAISILMVATKSFKGNKINSEN; encoded by the coding sequence ATGACATATTTATCTTATGATTTAGCTGTTATAGGAGCTGGGCATGCAGGATGCGAAGCAGCACTTGCAGCAGCAAGAATGGGTATAAAAACAGTATTATTTGCCATTGATCTGGACAAGGTTGCTTCAATGCCCTGCAGTCCTTCTATTGGAGGTACAGGAAAAGGTCAGCTTGTAAAAGAAATTGACGCTCTTGGCGGAGAAATGGCCAAAATAACTGACAAAACTGCAATTCAGTATAAAACCTTAAATACAAAAAAAGGTCCTGCTGTTCACTCTTCAAGAACACAAAACGATAAAAACCGCTATCATATTGAAATGAAAAAAGTTATTGAAGAAACAAAAAACCTTGATTTAAAACAAGCCCATATAGAAGAAATTCTAATTGAGGACTCAAAGGTTAAAGGAGTAATTGATGAAACAGGTTTTTATTATAAAACAGATTCTGCAATAATTTGTGCTGGAACTTTTCTTGGGGGGCTGGTTCATATTGGAAAAAGCAGGATAAAAGCAGGACGTGCCGGAGAATTTGGCTCATACTCTCTTTTGGATTGTCTTGAAAAAAATGGTTTAAACATGTTTAAAATGAAAACCGGAACTCCTCCAAGATTAAAAAAATCTTCCATAGATTTTTCAAAATTTCAGGAGCACTTAGCTGATATTGAACCAAAACCTTTTTCCTTTTCAAATACCAGGGTATCTTCTCTTAAATATCTTCCCAGTTATCTTGGATACACCAATGAAAAAAACATAGAAATTGTTTTAAATAATATAAGCAAATCTTCTTTGTACAGCGGTGCAATTACAGGAGTTTCTGCCAGATATTGCCCTTCATTTGAAGATAAAGCTGTAAAATTTCCCCACAGGGACAAACATCATATAATTCTTGAACCTGAAGGGCTGGACACAGACGAAATTTATGCAAGCGGACTTGGAAATTCCCTTCCCCTTGAAATTCAAATTCCCTTTGTAAGAGCAGTTAAGGGCCTTGAAGAAGCAAAGATTGTCAGACCTGGATATGCAATTGAATATTCAGTCATAGAACCAAGACAGCTTAAGCCAACCCTTGAAACAAAAAAAATAGACGGTCTTTTCATGGCAGGCCAAATAAACGGAACTTCAGGATATGAAGAAGCTGCAGCCCAGGGAATGTGGGCTGGAATAAATGCAGCCCTTAAACTAATGAAAAAAGAGCCTTTTATTTTAGACAGATCCCAGGGTTATATGGGTGTGATGGTAGATGATCTTGTAACCAAAGGAACCAGCGAACCTTATAGAATTTTTACTTCAAGAGCTGAATACAGGCTTATTTTAAGGGAAGACAATGCAAATTTTCGTCTGGCAAAAATCGGCCACAGCTTAGGACTTGTTTCTAAAGACTTTGTAAATGATCTAATTGAAAAAGAAAAAATAATTGAAGATGAAATTAAAAGAGTCAGAAATACAGTGATCAAGCCATTGCCTGAAGTAAACACCTGGCTTGAATCCAAAAACTCTTCAACCATTGAAACAGGTATCCATCTTGATAAGCTTATTAAAAGGGCAGAACTTGGATATGATGCTGTATTAAACCTTTCTCCATTGGAAAATCCTGTCCATAAAATTTGCCAAAAGCAGGTTGAAATTGAAATTAAATATGAAGGCTATATTCAAAGGCAAATTGCTGAAATTGAAAAATTCAAAAACCTTGAAAAAATTAAAATTCCAAAAGGATTTAGTTTTGAAAACCTCAATACCCTTACCAGTGAAATAAAAGAAAAACTTATAAAGGTAATGCCTGTTAATCTTGGTCAGGCATCAAGGATTGAAGGAATTACACCAGCGGCTATTTCAATTTTAATGGTTGCAACCAAAAGTTTTAAAGGCAATAAAATCAATTCTGAAAACTAA
- a CDS encoding TIGR01212 family radical SAM protein (This family includes YhcC from E. coli K-12, an uncharacterized radical SAM protein.), with product MDTKIKRYKDLNSFLREYFNERVQKVSVDAGFTCPNRDGSISYGGCTFCNPKGSGTGAFARGISIKSQLESGKKRLGKRYKAKKFLAYFQAFTNTYGTKEELKKIYDEALSVEGVCGLSIGTRPDCIDKEKIRIFEEYAQKGYLIWMEYGLQSIHDQTLKRINRGHDFNSFEKAVELTKNRGIYICAHVILGLPGETREDMIETAKKISEMKVDGVKLHLLYVVKGTSMETEFENKTLRCLTQKKYVEVAADFIEHISKNITIHRVTGDPHIDELVAPFWSLRKDETLTMINKELEKRGSFQGSKSEFD from the coding sequence TTGGATACAAAGATTAAAAGATATAAAGATCTTAATAGCTTTTTAAGAGAATATTTCAATGAAAGAGTACAAAAAGTAAGTGTAGATGCTGGATTTACCTGTCCAAACAGGGATGGAAGTATTTCCTATGGAGGATGTACTTTTTGCAATCCTAAAGGTTCGGGAACAGGGGCATTTGCAAGGGGAATTTCTATAAAATCCCAACTTGAATCAGGAAAAAAACGCCTTGGAAAAAGATATAAGGCAAAAAAATTTCTGGCTTATTTTCAAGCATTCACAAATACTTACGGCACAAAAGAAGAACTTAAAAAAATTTATGATGAAGCACTTTCCGTGGAAGGAGTCTGCGGTCTTAGCATAGGTACAAGACCTGATTGCATTGATAAAGAAAAAATCAGGATTTTTGAAGAATATGCACAAAAAGGTTATTTAATTTGGATGGAATACGGGCTTCAATCCATTCATGATCAAACCCTTAAAAGGATAAACAGAGGCCATGATTTCAACTCATTTGAAAAAGCAGTGGAATTAACAAAAAACAGGGGAATTTATATTTGTGCCCATGTTATTTTAGGGCTTCCAGGTGAAACCCGTGAAGATATGATTGAAACAGCAAAAAAAATTTCTGAAATGAAAGTGGACGGGGTAAAACTTCACCTATTATATGTGGTAAAAGGTACTTCCATGGAAACGGAGTTTGAAAATAAAACTTTAAGATGCCTTACCCAAAAGAAATATGTTGAAGTTGCAGCTGATTTTATTGAACATATATCCAAAAATATAACAATCCACAGGGTAACAGGAGATCCTCATATAGATGAACTTGTTGCTCCTTTTTGGTCATTAAGAAAAGATGAAACTCTTACAATGATAAATAAAGAACTTGAAAAACGGGGTAGTTTTCAGGGCAGTAAATCTGAGTTTGATTGA
- a CDS encoding OmpA family protein: protein MRNTLTLERNSLEKGIIELAKVSFKEAKQAEADKYAPKSYKNAQKELGIALSIVEADSTRTEQANRHAETAAVQAGNAEQISTIVKTFKRRDFSNEDIVLWYWKQLEIINGPFGDTLNFQQSNNLLVNNIKDKIINLQLIKNKQEEYILTLKTSNKNEVENLNNQLSEIQKKYKIETSEQQKSQAKKDRLEKELKQRFAFVQSLFDKNEAQVFRKGDNILISAHGFYFPTGKSEIESSNFGLLNKILSSIKQFPNAQFQIDGHTDAVGSADLNLRLSDERAKKVAKFITNVGQIEADRITIKGYGDTKPVASNKSKEGRIKNRRIEVNIIND from the coding sequence TTGAGAAATACTCTAACCCTTGAAAGAAACTCCCTGGAAAAAGGAATAATAGAATTAGCAAAAGTGTCCTTTAAAGAGGCCAAACAAGCAGAAGCAGATAAATACGCTCCCAAATCTTATAAGAATGCTCAAAAAGAACTGGGGATTGCATTGTCAATTGTTGAGGCAGATTCAACAAGAACAGAACAAGCCAACCGCCATGCTGAAACTGCAGCAGTACAAGCTGGAAATGCAGAACAAATTTCAACTATTGTTAAAACATTTAAAAGACGTGATTTCTCAAATGAAGACATAGTTTTATGGTATTGGAAACAGCTGGAAATAATTAATGGCCCCTTTGGTGACACTCTCAATTTTCAGCAATCAAATAACCTTTTGGTTAATAATATAAAGGATAAAATAATCAACCTTCAGCTTATTAAAAATAAACAGGAGGAATATATTTTAACCTTGAAAACTAGCAATAAAAACGAAGTTGAAAACTTAAATAATCAGCTAAGTGAAATTCAAAAGAAATATAAAATAGAAACCTCTGAACAACAAAAAAGTCAGGCAAAAAAAGATAGACTTGAAAAGGAACTAAAACAAAGATTTGCCTTTGTCCAGTCTCTATTCGATAAAAATGAAGCCCAGGTGTTCCGTAAAGGAGATAATATTTTAATTTCTGCCCATGGTTTTTATTTTCCTACAGGGAAATCAGAAATTGAATCTTCTAACTTTGGTTTATTAAATAAAATCTTAAGTTCAATTAAACAATTCCCAAATGCCCAATTCCAAATCGACGGACATACAGATGCCGTAGGTTCTGCTGACCTGAACTTAAGGCTTTCAGATGAACGTGCAAAAAAAGTTGCAAAGTTTATTACCAACGTTGGACAGATTGAAGCAGATAGAATCACAATCAAAGGTTATGGGGATACAAAACCTGTAGCAAGTAATAAAAGCAAAGAAGGAAGAATTAAAAACAGGCGAATAGAAGTAAATATTATCAATGATTAA